The Gimibacter soli genome includes a region encoding these proteins:
- the ligA gene encoding protocatechuate 4,5-dioxygenase subunit alpha: MTTDIHQYLAEFEDIPGTRVYTAARARMGYQLNQFAMSLMKPENRARWKADERAYLADWPLTDDQKQAVLDRDYNRLLDLGGNIYFLAKIFSTDGLSFVQAVSTMTGMSVEDYQAMMLAGGRSPEGVRSKKEQN; the protein is encoded by the coding sequence GTGACAACCGATATCCACCAGTATCTCGCGGAATTCGAGGACATTCCCGGTACGCGTGTCTATACGGCGGCACGCGCACGCATGGGCTATCAGCTCAACCAGTTTGCCATGAGCCTGATGAAGCCAGAGAACCGCGCCCGGTGGAAAGCGGATGAGCGCGCCTATCTGGCCGATTGGCCCCTGACCGACGACCAGAAGCAGGCAGTCCTCGACCGGGACTACAATCGCCTCCTCGACCTTGGCGGCAATATCTATTTCCTCGCCAAGATTTTTTCCACCGACGGTCTTTCCTTCGTTCAGGCGGTATCGACCATGACCGGCATGAGCGTGGAAGATTATCAGGCCATGATGCTGGCAGGCGGCCGGTCACCCGAAGGTGTGCGTTCGAAGAAGGAGCAGAACTGA
- a CDS encoding class III extradiol dioxygenase subunit beta, with amino-acid sequence MARITAGVGTSHVPAIGAAIDLGKTGEDYWKPVFAGYDWSKDWIASQKPDVVILVYNDHASAFDMKFIPTFAIGCGERFAPADEGWGPRPVPDVIGHPDLAWHIAQSLILDEFDMTIINEMTVDHGLTVPLSLMFGQPEAWPVKVIPLAVNVVTYPPPTGNRCWALGEAIRRAVESFPEDLNVQVWGTGGMSHQLQGPRAGLINAAWDNMFLDGLIGEGDALRHIPHIEYLRETGSEGIEMVMWLIMRGALGPLTHCLHRHYHVPASNTAVGHIVLEPVTGD; translated from the coding sequence ATGGCCCGGATCACTGCAGGCGTGGGCACCAGCCACGTTCCCGCTATCGGCGCCGCAATCGACCTCGGCAAAACGGGAGAAGACTATTGGAAGCCCGTTTTCGCAGGCTATGACTGGTCCAAGGACTGGATCGCATCGCAAAAGCCCGATGTCGTGATCCTTGTCTATAACGATCACGCCTCGGCCTTCGACATGAAGTTCATCCCGACCTTCGCCATCGGCTGCGGCGAGCGCTTCGCGCCCGCGGACGAAGGCTGGGGTCCTAGGCCGGTGCCCGATGTGATCGGACATCCTGACCTTGCCTGGCATATCGCCCAGAGCCTGATCCTCGATGAATTCGACATGACCATCATCAACGAGATGACGGTCGATCACGGACTGACGGTGCCGCTGTCATTGATGTTCGGCCAGCCTGAAGCCTGGCCCGTGAAGGTCATCCCGCTCGCCGTCAATGTGGTCACCTACCCGCCGCCGACCGGCAACCGCTGCTGGGCGCTTGGAGAAGCGATCCGGCGGGCTGTGGAAAGCTTCCCCGAAGACCTGAACGTGCAGGTCTGGGGCACGGGTGGCATGAGCCACCAGTTGCAGGGCCCGCGCGCCGGGCTGATCAATGCCGCATGGGACAATATGTTCCTCGATGGCCTGATCGGGGAAGGCGATGCGCTTCGCCACATTCCCCACATCGAATATCTGCGCGAGACGGGCTCGGAGGGGATCGAGATGGTCATGTGGCTGATCATGCGCGGCGCCCTCGGCCCCCTCACGCACTGCCTTCACCGCCATTATCATGTGCCCGCCAGCAATACGGCAGTCGGCCATATCGTCCTAGAACCAGTTACAGGAGACTGA